A stretch of DNA from Spirosoma endbachense:
ATGTTTTGAGCCGTCTGCCCATCTCCTTTACGGAAGTAGTTTGAACTTGAGGCAAAATATTCACCGCCTAACTGGCCAAATAATCGACCACCACCCCGTACAAAGAAACCCGCCTGATATCCTAAACGACCCGAGAGGTTATCGCCATTGACATCTTCACCCTTAAAACGTGTCGTATTTAAACCCGCATAGATGCCAAAAACAAAGTTTTTATAATCCTTTGTTTTCTTGTCGCGGGTCGTCGTTGTGTACGTATCGGTTGTCGTCGTTGTTGTTGCCGCTGAGTTGTTGTAGCTGTTCGTTGTCGGCGTCGTTGAATAGGTGCCATTGGCATTCATATTCGCTCTCGACGCACTATCCGACGACATTGTTGTTGGCGTCGTTGAATACGTACTGTTCGACGTGCTGGTTGTATCCGTTACTGGCGACGCGCTATACGTTGACGTACCCGTCGTTGTCGATGAGGGATTGGTGGTGGTTTGGCCACTAGCAAGGCCAACACCAAGCAGGCAGGATGCCAGCAAAGTAAGTTGAGTTTTCATAATGTTCTTTATCGCGTTGAGTTGCACAAAAAAAAGGTGTAATTGACATTACACCCTATTAACAGACCGCTTACGGTCAATGTTTTTAGATTATTCTAATTTCTTCGTATGTTAATATGGTAAGTTTCTTTACTCATATCCTTCGGTAAAAGCCTTAACTTATTGAATCTATAGAAACTCATTCGCAAAACGATTCGTTTATTTTGTCTGTCTGGAAAAAACAAAATATCCCGCAGATAAACGTCCAAAAATTCACACTTTTCTACGGTCGTCTGCGGGAATAATTATTTACTCATTACGCAATTTCTTGAATGTATTTATCAGGCCATTAGTTGAGCTATCGTGCGTAGTTACGGGTGCATCATCCTGCAACTCGGGTAAAATCCGGCTGGCCAGTTGCTTACCCAGTTCCACGCCCCATTGATCGAAGCTATAGATGTCCCAGATTACGCCCTGCGTGAAAATTTTATGTTCATAAAGTGCAATCAGGCTTCCCAACGTGCGGGGAGTTAGTTTTTTGAACAGAATCGAGTTTGTTGGTCTGTTCCCGGAAAACTCTTTGAAAGGCGTCAAAAAGCTGATTTCCTCTTCGCTTTTACCCGCTTTGCGTAATTCATCGGCGGCTTCGTCGGCCGTTTTGCCGTTCATCAGGGCTTCGGTCTGGGCGAAGTAGTTAGCCAGTAGAATTTTGTGATGTTCGCCAATGGGCCGTTGGCTAATTGCCGGAGCCAGAAAATCGCAGGGGATTAGTTTTGTGCCCTGGTGAATGAGCTGGTAAAACGCATGCTGGCCATTAGTGCCGGGTTCTCCCCAAATGATCGGGCCCGTCTGCCAGTCAACCGGATTGCCGTCGCGATCGACCGATTTACCATTGCTTTCCATATCGCCCTGCTGAAAATAAGCCGCAAATCGGTGCATGTACTGGTCGTAGGGGAGGATCGCTTCTGTTTGTGCGCCAAAGAAATTATTGTACCAGATACCGATCAGCGCCAGAACAACAGGCAGACTTTGTTCGGCGGGGGTGTTCTGGAAATGCAGATCCATGGCATGACCGCCTTCCAGCAGTTCCTCGAATTTGTCATAGCCAATATACAGGGCAATCGACAAGCCAATGGCCGACCAGAGCGAATAGCGACCGCCAACCCAATCCCAGAAGCCGAACATATTGGCCGGATCAATGCCAAATTTCTCAACGGCTGCCTGATTTGTTGATAACGCGGCAAAATGCTTGGCAATGGCTGCTTCGTCTTTGGCGGTATCCAGGAACCATTGCCGGGCTGTTTGGGCATTGGTCATCGTTTCCTGGGTCGTAAACGTTTTCGATGCGATCAGAAACAGCGTGGTTTCGGGTTTAACCGTTTGCAGCGTTTCATACATGTGAACGCCATCGACGTTAGAGACAAAGTGCACCCGAAGATCAGGACTGGCGTAGGGTTTCAGCGCTTCTGTTACCATAACCGGGCCGAGATCTGAACCCCCAATGCCAATGTTTACGATATCGGTGATGGCTTCGCCCGTATACCCTTTCCAGGCGCCTGACCGAACGCGCTCCGAAAACTCTTTCATGTGTGCCAGCACCTCGTTTACGTCAGGCATTATATCTTTCCCATCGACCAGTACGGGTGTGTTCGACCGATTGCGCAGGGCCACATGCAATACGGCGCGGTCTTCGGTTCGGTTGATTTTGTCGCCCGAAAACATCTTCCCGATTGCTTCGGTCAGACCCGCCTGCCCGGCGAGTTGAAGCAGCAAACCAAAGGTTTCATCGGTAATACGATTCTTGGAAAAATCGAGCAGAATTTCTTCGAACTGCCGGGTAAACTTCGGGAAACGCTCGGCATCTTCGGCGAATAAATCGCGGAGATGCCGGTTTTTTAATACGTCGTAATGAGCTTGTAATTGAGCGTAAGCAGGGAGACTGGTAAATCGATGATTCGGAAGCATAAGAAAGGAAGTTTTTAGTGTACAATCTTCAGTTGGCAGTATTCAGGTTGAGCTGGCATAAGCTTGCATACCAATTCGCAAAGTGCGCACTATACGCTGCCACCTGAAAACTGTAAACCAGTTCAGAATGTCGGCGCGAATATCGTATTTCCAACGCAATCTTTTTTTGTATAAATCGGTTTCCTTATAAACTGCCTCAATTCTCAACTTACCTTTGTGGTATGAATACGATTACGACCGATACGCTCTTCGACTATGAACGCTGGCAGAAATCGCTGCCCGCTGATGCTCAACGGTACCAACAGAACCAACCTTACCCGCACATTGCGCTCGAGAATTTTCTGGAACCCTGGGCAGCCGAACGGGCACTCGCGTCATTCCCCGCTGTTGGCGATGCTGGCTGGATTCATTACGTTCACGTCAATGAAAAAAAACACGGCCTGAACAAAATGGATTTACTGCCGACTGCCATTCAGGATGTTATTCGCGAAATGAATTCGCCCCGTTTTGTGGCTTACCTAAGCAAACTAACGGGTATTCCCAACCTGATTTCGGATGATTCACTGGAGGGTGGCGGACTTCACCAGTCGAAGCGAAACGGTTTCCTGAATGTTCACGCCGATTTTACCGTTCACCCGCATAAACGCAACTGGCGTCGGCGCGTAAATTTACTGATTTACCTCAATCACGATTGGAAACCTGAATACCGGGGTGATCTGGAACTCTGGGACCGACAGATGAAAGGCGTGGTACAGAAAATTGCGCCGATCTTTAACCGGTGTGTTGTTTTTAACACGGATGAGGACTCCTATCACGGTCTGCCCGATCCGATTTTGTGTCCGGAAGATATGACGCGTAAATCAATCGCACTCTATTATTTTACGGAAGAAGCCGTAACGCCAACGCTTCGGGCAACGAACTACAAAGCCCGGCCCGACGATGGTGCCAAAGCGATTCTGATCTGGTTAGACAAAAAAATGGTGGCCACTTATACAACCTTAAAACGTGCACTGGGTATTGATGATGCGTTCATCAGCAATATCCTGAACCGACTAAGTGGTAAGAAATAAGCCGGAGCACTTTGCTATTTTGACGATAGAACAGATTTGGACAGAACCTTACGGGATGCTGGCTCAAACATTTTCCTTACTTTTACGGCCCTGTTCACTTTTGTGGACAGGGCTTTTTTGCGTTACGTATGAATCAAAAACTTTTTTATTCGCTCCTCTTTGCGGCACTGGGCATTTTACTATTCGTTCCCTTTCTTGGAGGAGTCCGACTGTTTGATTGGGACGAAATCAATTTCGCCGAGTGCTCCCGCGAAATGGTTGTGCTGGGCGATTACCTGCGGGTTCACGTTGATTTTAAGCCATTTTACGAGAAACCGCCTTTTTTCTTCTGGTGTCAGTCGTTGATGATGAACATATTTGGCACCAATGAATTCGCGGCTCGGCTACCGAATGCCATTTGTGGTATTATTTCGCTGATTTACCTGTATAACCTCGGCGCTAAGCTACACGGCCATCGTTTTGGCCTGATTTGGGCGCTAACCTACCTGGGCTCCGTTACACCTCATCTGTATTTTCGCTCGGGTATTATTGATCCGTTCTTTAACCTGTTCATTTTTATTGGGTTAATTAATCTGATTTTTGCCTCCTGGAAGCGAGAAGGTACCGCCAGTAGTATGCTTCTGCCCCGTGGCGTCTGGAATTACCTGTTTATCGGCGGGTTTGTACTGGGAATGGGCATTAACACGAAAGGGCCGGTTGCTTACCTGATCGTGTGTCTGACATTGGGTGTTTACTGGATTCTGAGCCGGTTTCGCTGGTTTATCACGCCCCTGCAATTTCTGTTTTATTCGGTAGCGGCTACGCTGGTTTCTGTGGCCTGGTATGGTTTGGAAACCTTCCTTCACGGCCCGGTTTTCATCACCGAATTTCTGAAGTATAATTTTCGCCTGTTCAGTACGCCTGATGCAGGTCATTCAGGTTTCCCCGGCTATCATTTTGTGATCCTGCTGGTTGGCTGCTTTCCGGCCTCGATTTTTGCTCTGCGGGCGTTTGCTCCGCTGATGATCGAGCGTAATTACCAGCGTGAATTCCGGAAGTGGATGCTCATTTTGTTTTGGGTTGTCCTGATCCTGTTTAGCATCGTACAGTCTAAAATTGTCCACTATTCGTCCATGTGTTATTTCCCGCTGACCTATATGGCCACTCTGACGCTGACGCAATTGGAATCGAATAAAATCCGGTTCAACAACTGGTTGCGGGCTGGGTTGATTGTTATTGGCGGGATATATATTCTGGCTACCATTGGCTTGCCTATTCTGGCGCATCGCATGGATCTGGTGCGGGCTGTTGCTGATCAGGATGCCTTTACGCAGGCTAACCTGAACGCAAAAATTAACTGGACAGGCTGGGAGGTAATACCCGGTATCTGGCTGCTTATTGTTCTGTCGCTGAGCCTGATCTGGTTCGATCAACGCCAGACCGACCGGGCAATTGTTGCCTTGTTTGGGGGTATGGCTGTGTTTATTACACTGACTCTCTGGTTTTTTATCGGTCGGATCGAAGGCATCTCTCAGGATGCGGCCATGCGCTTTTTCGAGAAGGCGCAGGGCCAGAATGTGTATGTGAAATCCTACGGCTATCGTAGTTATGGCCCGTTCTTTTATACGCAGAAACCTGCCATTACAAACCCCAATTACTACAACGAAAACTGGCTTCTACGCGGTAAAATCGACAAAGATGTTTGGTTTATCAAGAAGAACGTTGAAGAGCATACAGCACTCGACTCCTTGCCTGACATCAGAAAAACGGGCGAGGAAAATGGATTCGTTTTTTATCTGCGGAAGGCGAAATAAACGAATTGGCCTTCGGTTAGCTGACGTGTCTGCTTAGATCAGCTAATCGAAGGCCATAACCTGTTACAAACAGATTTCCTGTAGCCGGTTTTCGTCCATAACAAAGACATTGAAATCGACCTGTCCGCGAATACCCTGAACCCAGCCGTTCTGGTTGTGCTGCCATAAGTACAGGCGATCAGGGTCATAGGCCCGAAGGTGTTTGGTAGAGTAGTCAGCAATCCAGAGCGGGTACTCATCTAAATTGCCTTTGATATAGCGTTTATAGAGGCTCCCATTCGTATAAATAATAGGGCGGGCCCGATAATGTTCTTCTACGGTTGCCAGCCACAGCCGAAGGCCAGCAACAATGGCCTCCTCCGATTGGCCATTCGTGACCTCAAAATCAACAACCGGGGCAAAGTCGCCAGTCGAAAGCTCAACGTGTCGAATAAAATTATTGGCTTGCTTGACCGGATCTCGGGTGGGGTGATAAAAATGATAAGCGCCCCGGCGCAGGTTTGATTTTTTTGCCTCAGTCCAGTTCTTATCAAAGTGTTTATCGGTCATTGTGGCTCCTTCTGTCGCTTTAACAAAAACGAATTGAAGTCGAACCCCATCGGCCTCCATCTGCCGGACTCGTTTCCAGTTAATGCGGTCATTATGCCGTGAGACATCAATGCCATGAATGCCATAACGCATGGGCAGGCGGATACCGAATGCCCGAACAAAGCGCCAGTCCATGTCGTCCTGTCGAAAAGATCGAAAGATCCAGTAGGCGACAAACAACACCATAAACGCCGAAATCCAAAGACCATATCGTCGAAAAATGATGTTGACCAGAACGCGTGTTTTCATGCAGAGGACTAACTTTTGGCACAAAATTACAGCTTTACCGGCGAATGTAACGAACATAAAAAAGGCCCGCTGCAACGTGCAGTGGGCCAGTTATATCCTGATTGTAAAAAATCAGTCATGGCCTTCGAGTTTGACGAGCTTATTATAGAGTCCCAGAATCAGAAACGGGGCTGCCCATTGTCCAACAAACAAACTACGATGTTTAGAACCCTGATATTGTAGAAATAAGGACAAAGCCATTGAGCCTAAGGCCGCCCAAAGGAAAATATCGGATGGTAATTTGGCGGTCTGTTCTTCAATTGCTTTCGTAACCTGGCCTTCATTATGCTCTGGATTTGAATTCTTCTGCTTAGCCATACCGTTGAAAAGTTTAGTTGATAACGAGACCTTAACCAGTTGATAAAGCCTTTGTTCAGGTTAGACTATAGTCTTTACATTATTTGCCTAATGTCGTTAGGCACCGGTTAAAAATGGGTGTTAAACAAAAGCCGGGCCACCAATACAAGATCTATATAGACATCGTATTGGTGGCCCGGCTTTTGTTGACCTTAGAAAAGCTTACTTATTTGGCTGGGGCGTAGTGCGAAGGTATGGCTTCACAAACGTCACACCCTTCGGAAATTTAGCCTCCAATTGGTCGTTGGTTACGGCTGGTGTTACGATTACATCATCACCTTGCTGCCAATCGGCAGGGGTAGCAACCTGATAGTCAGCCGTTAGTTGCAACGAGTCAATGACGCGCAACAACTCATTGAAATTCCGGCCCGTTGAGGCTGGATACGTCAGTGTTAGCTTGATTTTTTTGTCGGGGCCGATTACAAACACCGAACGCACAGTTGCTTTTTCGCTGGCGTTAGGATGAATCATATCGTAGAGGGTCGCTACATTCCGATCAGGATCGGCAATGATTGGGAAGTTTACCTCCGAGCCAGTAACATCCTTAATATCGGGTGTCCAGCGGTTGTGCGAATCCAGATCATCGACTGAAACGGCGATAACCTTCACATTCCGCTTACCAAACTCATCTTTCAGAAGAGCGGTTCTCCCTAACTCAGTTGTGCAGACAGGCGTAAAGTCAGCCGGATGCGAGAAAAGCATTCCCCATGAATTCCCAAGCCATTCGTGAAAATGGATATGGCCTTGCGTAGTATCGGCTTCAAAATCGGGGGCGATGTCTCCTAAGCGAAGTGACATAATTGAAACAGGTTTTGTTGATTAATTCGATATACTTAATCTAGTAAAAGCAAAATGGAAAAACCGGCCTTTCAGACCGGTTTCACGAAGCAAACGTAGAAAAGATTTTCCAGGTTCGCAATGGGGTTTGACTAAAAGGTTAGTGGGGTTACTTGCTCACCGGAGGCTGCAAAAAACCATTCTCTTGTCGATCTACTGATCAGATAAGCTTTTCTTCAACCGCAATCCGAACCAGTTCGGCTGCATTGCGAACCTGTAATCGGCGCATCATATTGGCCCGGTGGTTATCGACGGTACGAACACTAAGTTGAAGCCGTTCAGCAATCTCACGGCTGCTCATGCCATCAACCAGAAATTGTAATATTTCTTTTTCTTTGTTCGACAGGCGCGATGGCTGAACCTCACGACCTTGCTTACTTCCTTTCTTCAACTGCTGCATGTAGCCGCTCAGAATAATGGAGGCCACCGGCGAACTGTAATATTTTTCCCCCGCTGCGATCATGCGTATCGCTTTAATCATTTCATCGGAGGACGAATCTTTCAGAATGTAGCCATAGGCTCCAGCTTCTACCGAACGCAGGATATAATCTTCATTATTATGCATCGATAGCATCAATACCCGCACACCTTTGTATAATCGGCTGATAACCTGCGTTGTCTGGATACCCGACATGCCGGGTAATGAAATATCCATCAGGACCAGATCCGGCTGATGAGTCTTAAGTTTTTCGAGAGCCTCTTCACCATCATTGGCTTCATCGATAATTTCCAAGCCTTCGGCTTGTTCCAGCAAAAGCCGAATCCCATCGCGGACGATCGAATGATCGTCTACCAGCATTAATTTAATTGATGTCATAGTGAGCGGATTGCATCTTATACGGAATACTAACTTGAACTTTGGTGCCTTTACCGGGCACCGAACTGATTTTTAACTTACCATTAAGCAATTTGGCACGTTCCTGCATATTATGGAGCCCCTGTGAAGGAGCGCGATCATTTTTAGCTGGCTGCGAGAGCTTTGAACGCTGGCTTGCTGGTCGAAACCCCCGGCCATTGTCAGTGACAATCAGGTGGACATAATTTTGCCGTTCAATTAATTCGATATGGATTTGCGAGGGATGAGCATGGCGAACAGCATTGCTCAGGGCTTCCTGCGTAATCCGATACAGCATAATTTCAACGTTTTTATCTAAACGAGGATCATCGGTAGTAAGGTTCGATTCAAACGTTACATCGACGGTATCACTACGATCATTTTCGGCCAGCATTTTAATGGCGGGGATAATTCCAAAATCACTTAAAACGCTAGGCATTAAATTGTTAGAGATGGTGCGTGTCTCCTGGATCGTTTGGGTGACTAATTTTTTCAGGTTGCTAATACTTTTAGAGCGAACCATAAATTCTGTTGTTTCAGACCCGGCTAACGAACGCTTTAGGCCAGCTTCCAGACCTTCAATTTGAAGTTTGATTGCTGTCAGCATCTGGCCAAGCCCATCGTGCAGGTCCCGCGACAGTCGTTTCCGCTCGTCTTCCTGCCCGGCCATCAGGTAAGAGGTGCGCAATTTCTGCTCATCGATTTCCTGCTGATACTGCAACCGGGTAGCCTCAAACAATTTCTGTCTCGTTTCACTCAGCGATTTATTGACGCTCAATAGTTGTTTATTGGCAATACTTGCCTGTCGTTCAGCTTCAATGAGCTGCGCAATGGTCTGCTTGAGCCGACGTGTAGCCGGTCGGAAAATTAATAAGCCAATTCCCAGCAAAACCATTATAGATACCAGATATAAGTAGAGTTCAATGGACTCAAGCCTGGTAAGCTGATTCCGTAAC
This window harbors:
- the pgi gene encoding glucose-6-phosphate isomerase produces the protein MLPNHRFTSLPAYAQLQAHYDVLKNRHLRDLFAEDAERFPKFTRQFEEILLDFSKNRITDETFGLLLQLAGQAGLTEAIGKMFSGDKINRTEDRAVLHVALRNRSNTPVLVDGKDIMPDVNEVLAHMKEFSERVRSGAWKGYTGEAITDIVNIGIGGSDLGPVMVTEALKPYASPDLRVHFVSNVDGVHMYETLQTVKPETTLFLIASKTFTTQETMTNAQTARQWFLDTAKDEAAIAKHFAALSTNQAAVEKFGIDPANMFGFWDWVGGRYSLWSAIGLSIALYIGYDKFEELLEGGHAMDLHFQNTPAEQSLPVVLALIGIWYNNFFGAQTEAILPYDQYMHRFAAYFQQGDMESNGKSVDRDGNPVDWQTGPIIWGEPGTNGQHAFYQLIHQGTKLIPCDFLAPAISQRPIGEHHKILLANYFAQTEALMNGKTADEAADELRKAGKSEEEISFLTPFKEFSGNRPTNSILFKKLTPRTLGSLIALYEHKIFTQGVIWDIYSFDQWGVELGKQLASRILPELQDDAPVTTHDSSTNGLINTFKKLRNE
- a CDS encoding 2OG-Fe(II) oxygenase — protein: MNTITTDTLFDYERWQKSLPADAQRYQQNQPYPHIALENFLEPWAAERALASFPAVGDAGWIHYVHVNEKKHGLNKMDLLPTAIQDVIREMNSPRFVAYLSKLTGIPNLISDDSLEGGGLHQSKRNGFLNVHADFTVHPHKRNWRRRVNLLIYLNHDWKPEYRGDLELWDRQMKGVVQKIAPIFNRCVVFNTDEDSYHGLPDPILCPEDMTRKSIALYYFTEEAVTPTLRATNYKARPDDGAKAILIWLDKKMVATYTTLKRALGIDDAFISNILNRLSGKK
- a CDS encoding response regulator transcription factor; the encoded protein is MLVDDHSIVRDGIRLLLEQAEGLEIIDEANDGEEALEKLKTHQPDLVLMDISLPGMSGIQTTQVISRLYKGVRVLMLSMHNNEDYILRSVEAGAYGYILKDSSSDEMIKAIRMIAAGEKYYSSPVASIILSGYMQQLKKGSKQGREVQPSRLSNKEKEILQFLVDGMSSREIAERLQLSVRTVDNHRANMMRRLQVRNAAELVRIAVEEKLI
- a CDS encoding peroxiredoxin produces the protein MSLRLGDIAPDFEADTTQGHIHFHEWLGNSWGMLFSHPADFTPVCTTELGRTALLKDEFGKRNVKVIAVSVDDLDSHNRWTPDIKDVTGSEVNFPIIADPDRNVATLYDMIHPNASEKATVRSVFVIGPDKKIKLTLTYPASTGRNFNELLRVIDSLQLTADYQVATPADWQQGDDVIVTPAVTNDQLEAKFPKGVTFVKPYLRTTPQPNK
- a CDS encoding outer membrane beta-barrel protein, translated to MKTQLTLLASCLLGVGLASGQTTTNPSSTTTGTSTYSASPVTDTTSTSNSTYSTTPTTMSSDSASRANMNANGTYSTTPTTNSYNNSAATTTTTTDTYTTTTRDKKTKDYKNFVFGIYAGLNTTRFKGEDVNGDNLSGRLGYQAGFFVRGGGRLFGQLGGEYFASSSNYFRKGDGQTAQNIQDQINIQYVQIPVYIGYKLVESDRGISAVRLQVGLEYANRINSNSNSFNLSNSEIKSGTFNGLGQLGFDIGPLLIDLTYHYGFSNSIEAVSTTGFAGSQRRILSASVGFKF
- a CDS encoding glycoside hydrolase family 25 protein — its product is MKTRVLVNIIFRRYGLWISAFMVLFVAYWIFRSFRQDDMDWRFVRAFGIRLPMRYGIHGIDVSRHNDRINWKRVRQMEADGVRLQFVFVKATEGATMTDKHFDKNWTEAKKSNLRRGAYHFYHPTRDPVKQANNFIRHVELSTGDFAPVVDFEVTNGQSEEAIVAGLRLWLATVEEHYRARPIIYTNGSLYKRYIKGNLDEYPLWIADYSTKHLRAYDPDRLYLWQHNQNGWVQGIRGQVDFNVFVMDENRLQEICL
- a CDS encoding ArnT family glycosyltransferase, translated to MNQKLFYSLLFAALGILLFVPFLGGVRLFDWDEINFAECSREMVVLGDYLRVHVDFKPFYEKPPFFFWCQSLMMNIFGTNEFAARLPNAICGIISLIYLYNLGAKLHGHRFGLIWALTYLGSVTPHLYFRSGIIDPFFNLFIFIGLINLIFASWKREGTASSMLLPRGVWNYLFIGGFVLGMGINTKGPVAYLIVCLTLGVYWILSRFRWFITPLQFLFYSVAATLVSVAWYGLETFLHGPVFITEFLKYNFRLFSTPDAGHSGFPGYHFVILLVGCFPASIFALRAFAPLMIERNYQREFRKWMLILFWVVLILFSIVQSKIVHYSSMCYFPLTYMATLTLTQLESNKIRFNNWLRAGLIVIGGIYILATIGLPILAHRMDLVRAVADQDAFTQANLNAKINWTGWEVIPGIWLLIVLSLSLIWFDQRQTDRAIVALFGGMAVFITLTLWFFIGRIEGISQDAAMRFFEKAQGQNVYVKSYGYRSYGPFFYTQKPAITNPNYYNENWLLRGKIDKDVWFIKKNVEEHTALDSLPDIRKTGEENGFVFYLRKAK
- a CDS encoding sensor histidine kinase, translating into MSELLSDNTKNDQAIPFRFTRLYVTLFIILAVLLTGGQILTQWRLSTVQDELWIIRYTALQRHQSQQIVKQALQVTDINERDNFNQNLSELSHVFSTFERYHLQSREGQVIAHNVLIPNSNTVQRLYDSIRPEFSAFQRSIGHLIRLKRPEDVTSPDTQASLKLLLANEKPFLEEIDTIVRQHTSELRNQLTRLESIELYLYLVSIMVLLGIGLLIFRPATRRLKQTIAQLIEAERQASIANKQLLSVNKSLSETRQKLFEATRLQYQQEIDEQKLRTSYLMAGQEDERKRLSRDLHDGLGQMLTAIKLQIEGLEAGLKRSLAGSETTEFMVRSKSISNLKKLVTQTIQETRTISNNLMPSVLSDFGIIPAIKMLAENDRSDTVDVTFESNLTTDDPRLDKNVEIMLYRITQEALSNAVRHAHPSQIHIELIERQNYVHLIVTDNGRGFRPASQRSKLSQPAKNDRAPSQGLHNMQERAKLLNGKLKISSVPGKGTKVQVSIPYKMQSAHYDIN